One region of Malania oleifera isolate guangnan ecotype guangnan chromosome 6, ASM2987363v1, whole genome shotgun sequence genomic DNA includes:
- the LOC131157004 gene encoding auxin response factor 9: MANLGGSFSQPNFSAEDDLYVELWRACAGPLVEVPTQGEKVFYFPQGHMEQLEASTNHELSQRVPLFNLPSKILCRVVHTQLQAEQETDEVYAQITLMPEADQTEPMSPEPCCPVPPRPTIHSFCKVLTASDTSTHGGFSVLRKHANECLPPLDMTQQTPTQELVAKDLHGYEWRFKHIFRGQPRRHLLTTGWSTFVTSKRLVAGDSFIFMRGDNGELRVGVRRFARQPSSMPSSVISSQSMHLGVLATASHAVSTQTLFVVFYKPRTSQFIVSMRKYLEAIKHGFAVGMRFKMRFEGEDSPERRFSGTIIGVEDISPQWKDSKWRSLKVQWDEPTTIPRPNRVSPWEIEPFVASVPPTLAQSEVVKNKKSRSGIEIPFNATGAWNPGLIQSHDLSQLNGTSEGKRNENHVAWLHRPSEISGTFLNNNSSCISRTRTEESWLSCHTSISPHLFQDTMEENRSASAWPTYSGYSSILSSKLNSDPMLDLIEKGKKVEIATCCRLFGIDLMNHSTSPSPVEKAPRQQFSASSRNAEGHVPSTPSAADSSQKSDISKASNEKKRGQLQLSPKEAQSRQSCSTSTRSRTKVQMQGIAVGRAVDLTALSGYGQLIAELEVLFELKGELCPRNKWEIVYTDDEGDMMLMGDDPWPEFCSIVRRIFICSSQDVKKMGFGSKLPLSPVEGEGTVGSLDSPKN; this comes from the exons ATGGCGAATCTGGGTGGGTCGTTTTCGCAGCCAAATTTCTCCGCCGAAG ATGATCTGTATGTAGAACTATGGAGGGCTTGTGCTGGTCCGCTGGTGGAAGTTCCTACGCAAGGCGAGAAGGTTTTTTATTTTCCTCAGGGGCATATGGAGCAG TTAGAAGCGTCAACAAATCACGAGCTGAGCCAGAGGGTTCCACTGTTCAATCTCCCTTCGAAGATCCTTTGTCGGGTCGTTCATACCCAGTTGCAG GCGGAACAAGAAACTGATGAAGTCTATGCACAAATCACCTTAATGCCAGAAGCAGAT CAAACCGAGCCTATGAGCCCTGAACCATGCTGTCCCGTACCTCCGAGACCAACCATTCACTCCTTCTGCAAGGTTTTAACAGCCTCTGACACTAGTACCCATGGTGGGTTCTCTGTACTTCGGAAACATGCGAATGAATGCCTCCCTCCCCTG GACATGACTCAGCAAACCCCAACTCAGGAATTGGTTGCGAAGGATCTTCATGGTTATGAGTGGCGATTTAAGCATATTTTCAGAG GTCAACCCCGGCGGCATTTGCTTACAACAGGATGGAGTACATTTGTTACTTCGAAGAGATTAGTTGCTGGGGATTCTTTCATATTCATGAG GGGGGACAATGGGGAATTACGTGTTGGAGTAAGGCGTTTCGCTCGTCAACCTAGCAGCATGCCTTCTTCTGTGATTTCAAGTCAGAGTATGCACTTAGGAGTGCTTGCAACTGCATCTCATGCTGTTTCTACCCAAACACTGTTTGTTGTCTTTTATAAGCCAAG AACGAGTCAGTTCATTGTTAGCATGAGGAAATATTTAGAAGCCATTAAACACGGGTTTGCAGTTGGCATGAGATTCAAGATGAGATTTGAGGGGGAGGATTCTCCTGAGAGGAG GTTTTCTGGCACAATAATTGGGGTTGAGGATATTTCTCCTCAGTGGAAAGATTCTAAATGGCGATCATTGaag GTCCAATGGGATGAACCTACAACAATACCAAGACCTAATAGAGTTTCACCGTGGGAGATAGAACCTTTTGTGGCTTCTGTTCCTCCAACCCTAGCTCAATCCGAAGTGGTAAAGAACAAAAAGTCTCGATCAGGAATTGAAATCCCATTTAATG CTACTGGTGCATGGAATCCAGGACTGATCCAGTCACATGATTTAAGCCAACTGAATGGCACAAGTGaaggaaaaagaaatgaaaatcatGTCGCTTGGCTTCATAGACCATCAGAGATTAGCGGCACCTTCCTCAACAATAACAGCAGTTGCATATCCAGGACTAGGACTGAGGAGAGCTGGCTTTCTTGCCATACTAGTATTTCTCCGCATCTTTTCCAGGACACAATGGAGGAGAATAGAAGTGCCTCTGCCTGGCCCACTTACTCAGGCTATTCATCTATACTTTCATCAAAGTTGAATAGTGACCCTATGCTTGACCTGattgaaaaaggaaagaaagttgAGATTGCAACTTGCTGCCGATTGTTTGGTATAGATCTCATGAACCACTCCACCAGCCCGTCTCCTGTTGAAAAGGCACCCAGACAGCAATTCAGTGCATCTAGCAGAAATGCTGAAGGACATGTCCCAAGTACCCCATCGGCTGCTGATTCAAGCCAGAAGTCTGACATTTCAAAGGCTTCAAACGAAAAGAAACGTGGACAGCTACAACTGTCACCAAAAGAGGCTCAGAGCAGGCAGAGTTGCTCTACATCTACCAGAAGTCGCACAAAG GTTCAAATGCAGGGAATCGCAGTTGGTCGGGCTGTGGACTTGACTGCTTTGAGTGGGTATGGTCAGCTTATAGCTGAACTGGAGGTTTTGTTTGAACTTAAAGGGGAGCTTTGCCCTCGGAATAAGTGGGAAATTGTCTATACTGATGACGAAGGGGATATGATGCTCATGGGTGACGACCCTTGGCC GGAATTCTGTAGCATTGTGAGGAGGATATTTATTTGCTCAAGCCAAGATGTGAAGAAGATGGGTTTTGGAAGCAAACTTCCATTATCTCCCGTGGAAGGTGAAGGGACCGTTGGAAGCTTGGACTCTCCCAAAAACTGA